One Elephas maximus indicus isolate mEleMax1 chromosome X, mEleMax1 primary haplotype, whole genome shotgun sequence DNA segment encodes these proteins:
- the PABPC5 gene encoding polyadenylate-binding protein 5 codes for MGSGEPNPAGKKKKYLKAALYVGDLDPDVTEDMLYKKFRPAGPLRFTRICRDPVTRSPLGYGYVNFRFPADAEWALNTMNFDLINGKPFRLMWSQPDDRLRKSGVGNIFIKNLDKSIDNRALFYLFSAFGNILSCKVVCDDNGSKGYAYVHFDSLAAANRAIWHMNGVRLNNRQVYVGRFKFPEERAAEVRTRDRATFTNVFVKNFGDDMDDEKLKGLFSEYGPTESVKVIRDVSGKSKGFGFVRYETHEAAQKAVLDLHGKSIDGKALYVGRAQKKIERLAELRRRFERLRLKEKSRPPGVPIYIKNLDETIDDEKLKEEFSSFGSVSRAKVMMEVGQGKGFGVVCFSSFEEATKAVDEMNGRVVGSKPLHVTLGQARRRW; via the coding sequence ATGGGGAGTGGGGAGCCTAATCCTgctggcaagaaaaagaagtaccTCAAAGCTGCCCTGTACGTGGGTGACTTGGACCCAGACGTCACCGAGGACATGCTATATAAGAAGTTCAGGCCTGCTGGTCCTCTGCGCTTCACACGAATCTGTCGTGACCCAGTGACCCGCAGTCCCCTGGGCTATGGCTATGTTAACTTTCGTTTTCCTGCGGATGCTGAGTGGGCACTCAACACCATGAATTTTGATTTAATTAATGGCAAACCATTTCGCCTCATGTGGTCTCAGCCAGATGACCGCTTAAGAAAGTCTGGAGTTGGAAACATCTTCATCAAAAACCTGGACAAATCCATAGACAATAGGGCccttttttacttattttctgcttttgggAACATTCTCTCCTGCAAAGTAGTCTGCGATGACAACGGCTCTAAAGGCTATGCCTACGTACACTTCGACAGCCTGGCCGCTGCCAACAGGGCGATCTGGCACATGAATGGAGTGCGGCTCAACAACCGCCAGGTGTATGTTGGCCGGTTCAAATTCCCGGAAGAGCGGGCCGCTGAAGTCAGAACCCGGGATAGAGCAACTTTCACCAATGTGTTCGTTAAAAATTTTGGGGACGACATGGATGACGAAAAACTGAAGGGACTTTTCAGTGAATATGGGCCAACTGAGAGTGTTAAAGTGATAAGAGATGTCAGTGGGAAATCCAAAGGCTTTGGATTTGTGAGATATGAGACACACGAGGCTGCCCAAAAAGCTGTGCTAGACCTTCATGGAAAGTCAATTGATGGGAAAGCGCTGTATGTAGGACGAGCACAGAAGAAAATTGAACGCCTGGCTGAGTTAAGGCGGAGATTTGAACGGCTGAGATTAAAGGAAAAAAGTCGGCCTCCAGGGGTGCCTATCTATATTAAGAACCTAGATGAGACCATTGATGATGAAAAACTGAAGGAAGAGTTTTCTTCCTTTGGATCAGTTAGCCGGGCCAAGGTGATGATGGAAGTGGGgcaaggcaaagggtttggtgttGTATGCTTCTCCTCTTTTGAAGAGGCTACCAAAGCAGTGGATGAGATGAATGGTCGCGTAGTGGGCTCCAAGCCCCTGCATGTCACCTTGGGCCAGGCCAGACGCAGGTGGTGA